tgtgttcttaggatcgttgtcctataggaaggtgaaccttcacctcagtctaaGGCCCAGTgagctctgaagcaggttttcatcaaggatctctctgtactttgctctgttKatctttccctcgatcctgactagtctcccagtccctgccgctgaaaaacatccccacagcatgatgctgccaccaccatgcttcaccgtagggatggtgccaggtttcctccagacgtgacacttggcattgaggccaaagacgTCAATCtatgtttcatcataccagacttaatttctcatggtctgagagtcctttaggtgccattaggcaaactccaagcgggctgtcatgtgtcttttactgaggaatggcttccatctggccactctaccataaaggcctgattgttcgtgtactgcagagatggttgtccttctggaaggttctcccatcttcacagaggaactctagaactatgtcagagtgaccatcaggttgttggtcacctccctgaccaaggctcttctcccccgattgctcagtttggccggacggKcagctttaggaagagtcttggtggttccaaacttcttccatttcagaatgatggaggccactgtgttcttggggaccttcaatgctgcagaaatgtattgctacccttccccagatctgtgcctcgacacaatcctgtctcggagctctaaggacaattccttcYACCTtgtgacttggtttttgctctgacatgcactgtcaactgtgggaccttatatagacaggtgtgtgcctttccacatcatgtccaatcaattgaatttaccacaggtggactccaatcaaggtttagaaacatctcaaggatgatcaatggaaacaggaagcacctgagctcaatttcgagtttcaaacctacaaacctgtttttgctttgtcattatggggtattgtgtgtatattttttatttaatttaatccataaaatcttgtgcaatacaccgacacatgtcttgtattcaagatcctaaatggccagGTTCCCCCTCCACTCAGTYtttttgttaaacagaaaacccaaacatatggcagcagatccacaaggtctgccatgagaggtgactgtatagttcccttaaggaaaagcacctttagtaaatccgctttctctgtaagggcttcccatgtctggaatacactgccatcagacacacataactgcaccacatatcacactttcacaaaatgcttgaagacatggctaaaggtcaatcagatttgtgaacatggtcctagctgtgtgttgccgctttccatgttgtctgtagcttgtgaggtgtggaacactttgttgcttttatgaattttttggtctatgttgctctgtctttatgctatgtcttgcttgttctatgttgctattgtctatattgtaattgtttttaataacctgcccagggactgcggttgaaaattagcccggctggctaaaaccggcacttttactgaaacgttgattaatgtgcactgtccctgtaaaaataaaaataaactcaaataaaCTCAAATGTTataataagtctgtaacatatcaaaatgttgaaaaagtcaaggggtctgaataRTTTCCGACggctaagtgttgttgtccattaaatTACTCCAATTACGAttaagggaaaataataaaggaaaaaataaatattcGTAAAAGTTTTTTATGAATATGGCGACGCCCCCACCTCTGCCAGATCTATAAACATTATATCCATTCAGAGAACATTCCAGAATTCTGGAACAGACTTTTGTTAAAACCAAGTCTCAGGTGTTATCAAaatgtctgtaaaattaattatgcgagaaatggaggTGGAAACTCCTTTATGTTCAAGTATTGATGTAATatccatcatatcgaagtaaactttcAGTCACGCGATGACTgacccacccctcatagcctggttcctctctaggtttcttcctaggttctggcctttctagggagtttttcctagccaccgtgcttctacacctgcattgcttgctgtttgggggttttaggctgggttttctgtacagcactttgagatatcagctgatgtacgaagggctatataaatacatttgatttgatttgattgattgtatctgcgagctgttgtcTAGAGTGAATGTACCAATATCAGAGGAGACACATTTGCTTATTAACGCAACagtgtttgtgacaaaactatctgTAGAATTTAAAATGCGACGGAAACACAACTTTAGTTTTTTATTCGGTTCATAAAAATTTAAGCTGAattattatttgttgttgttattgttgttgttgttgtaaactaCGTCATCACGGACTGATTTTTATCCGTaccaagtcagtttggtggaaacacaccactggtggggaaATTAGCATATTTTATAATAgtagcatgaaaatctgtcgccaattggatggaaacctactgTAACTGCTActgtctgtatctcctctctctagctactgtctgtatctcctctctctagctactgtctgtatctctctctctctagctactgtctgtatctcctctctctctagctactgtctgtatctcctctctctctagctactgtctgtatctcctctctctctagctactgtctgtatctcctctctctctactactgttctgtatctcctcctctctctagtaCTGTCCGTTGTATTCTCCTNcccaaactgttgccacaaagttggaagcacagaatcatctagaaagtcattgtatgctgtaacgttaagatttcccttcactggaactaaggggcccgaaccatgaaaaacagccacagaacattattcctccaccaaacttcacagttggtactattgcattggggcaggtagcgttgtcctagcatccgacaaacccagattagtccgtcagactgcctgatggaactaaggggcctgaaccatgaaaaacagcgtACATGAGCTGAATGATGACTAtgaggctattgatgatttgagaaagtcactAGAAAGGCTCTCTGttcctcaggctgcacagctgttctctcatcaagtgatcatatgtTCACTATTCAGACGATTCTCAGTTTAATCTGGTCTTTGCTAACATGTTAAATGTTTAGAATGGTCCGTTATCAAACGGACAGGAACAAGGGAAAGTCATCCGTCTGCTCTGGACCAGTGGTCCCCAAaccttttatagtcccgtactgTACCCCCTCTAAAACtatatagtcccgtaccccttcaaacattcaacagtgtcttaacagcatgatttgccaaggcaggatactctgagcgcagaccaatccagaaatctggcagtagcTTCTGATTAGATTCatttttcacagaaccacttgttgcaatttcgattagaatctcttgttcagatatcggtaagtggactggaggcagggcatgaaagggataacgaatccagttgtttgtgtcatccgtttcgggaaagtacctgcgtaattgtgtgtaacagtgttttctatccaatagtaataataatatgcatattgtatgatctagaacagagtacgaggccgtttaatttgggcacgttttttcccaaagtgaaaacagcgtccccctattgacaagaattaaCATAatataacgttccaaccggagaattagattgacttcagaagagcggtggaaaacggaggtcctcctcatgtgaaggcgcatgatGAATGTGTAATCAGCTCATGGACGTgattactaattcctgtctccttcggccctccccttcacagtagagtcatcagacaaagttctattgactgttgacatctagtggaagccgtaggaagtgaaaactcatccatatctcgctgtattttcattgagagcttggttgaaaatctgccacctcagaaaaaattcaaagtggaacttctcaggtttttgcctgccatatgagttctgttatactcagacataattcaaacagttttagaaacttcagagtgttttctatccaatatgaataataatatgcatatattagcaactgggactaaggagcaggccgtttactatgggcacctctgtgcacctttcatccaagctactcaatactgcccctgcagccacctctttaaggaatacctaggataggataaagtaatccttctcaacccccccccttaaaagatttagatgcactattgtaaagtggctgttccactggatgtcataaggtgaatgcaccaatttgtaagtcgctctggataagagcgtctgctaaatgacttaaatgtaaatgtaaatgtataagaagttaatgcagacagaagagCTCCATCTTCTTAATCATagtctcaattttgtcccgcacacggaatatagttgtggagagtccctgtaatcctagattcagttCATTCAGGGGAGAAAAaatatcacccagataggccagtcgtgtgagagaCTCGTCATcctgcaagcggtcagacaagtggaaatgatggtcagtaaagaaaacttttagctcgtctctcaattaaaaatgtgtcaatactttgccccttgataagcAGCGCActcctgtatgttgtaaaagcgtcacatggtcgctgcccatatcattgtatagtgcagaaaatacacgagagttcaggggccttgctttaacaaagttaaccgttttcactgtagtgtccaaaacgtctttcaagatGTCagacattcccttggcagcaggagcctctcggtggatgctgcagtgtacccaagtggtgtcgggagcaactgcttgcacgcgcgttaccactccactatgtctccctgtcatgacttttgctccatcagtacagataccaacacatcttgaccactaaagtccatttgatgtcacaaaagctgtccagtactttaaaaatattctCTCCTGTTGTCATTACGCTTATTGTTCCATAAGCATTGAGGGCTGTGAGATGCCAATATTTATCATAAGCATAATTCAGTCATTGTGTGCGTATATAAATACATTTCGCATTATGTCTTCAGGTCTTGGTTGGTTCCTTAAACCACTGTCAGTCTTCCTGTCCAAGCTTATCAACATGTTGAGTGGAACAGACTAAAATGACATTTTCTTTAACTGCAAATCAGTTCAGTATATGCATTACCTGCCTTGTTGCtcttgttttgatttattttatgttaatttttatgtcataaacgtaacggacatatatcGGGAGCTGTGCCaagcccgccacgtctgttgactcatccagctgtaacgcatataaatCACTGGCTGGTATGCGAAGCAGTACCAGTATTGTTTCAAAATATCTCCTGCCAcgtcactgatgcatcgtgaaacagtgccgtttgatgaagtcattgtctgtatagtttttggggCTTTTTCCCCCAGCATTATCCCAGCCATGTCCGccgcagcaggaagaattaagtcctccacaatagtatggggcttgcctgtcctagccactcggtagctcaccatataagacacttctagccccttcttattaatggtatctgttgcttttatacacgtcgtactactcaaaagtcgtcgATATTCTTGCTCAAAAAACTaacgtggcttatttttcaaattgtcatgttctAAATGTCTaagcaagagtgaaggtttcccgcgaaagagtaacagttaatgtgattggatgttaattatttgactaggcttccTGTGTTTGACATTGtgctgttatttcgctgaacactagatggtttaattgtatttttggcagtgaaacgaggctactcaggcgagagaaaaacctcacccaaatgtactcAAAATGTacagccctgttggaaaatatcaAGGGACTGTTTGAACATgtgaattaattattattatatattttttaaatgtgaatcccatttttatttggcgtacccccgacggcattgcaccCCAGTatgggaatacctggtctagagggttagaggtcagtgtTACCTGTTAGCATTAGGGTTGTAGTTGACTCCACTGATGGTGTCAGTATGCTGGTCTAGAGGGTTAGAGCTCAGGGTTACCTGTTAGCATTAGGGTTGTAGTGACTCCACTGATGGTGTCCAGTATGCTGGTCTAGAGGGTTAGAGCTCAGGGTTACCTGTTAGCATTAGGGTTGTAGTTGACTCCACTGATGGTGTCAGTATGCTGGTCTAGAGGGTTAGAGCTCAGGGTTACCTGTTAGCATTAGGGTTGTAGGTTGACTCCACTGATGGTGTTCAGTATGCTGGTCTAGAGGGTTCGCAGGAGACGGAAGCATTGGAAGGTGTAACGTCGTAGAGGCGGAGGGTCGGGTGTTGCGTCCCCACCAAAAGGAAGTCTCCTGACGGGTGGAAGGAGATGGCCCGCAGCATCTCCGCTTCCTGTGggagcagacacagagacacacactactGTTAGTATATCTAATCCAGGGTTGCTAACGGCTGGCTCAATAAGGTgacaattatattattattttcagagCAGCGTTGTCACAATACCAACATTTACTAGCTATGTGATACAAGGCCAATTCTCACCAAGTAGTATGATGATACCACGGATTTTCCCCGCCAGCCCAGCACGCCTTTCCTGTTTTCTATAGGTTCTGCCCAAACCCCTGATATCTCTACTCAATCCAACACAttaaatgtaacttcctgttttcTATAGGTTCTGCCCAAACCCCTGATATCTCTACTCAATCCAACATTAAATGTAACTCCTGTTTTCTATAGGTTCTGCCTAAACCCCTGATATCTCTACTTAATACAACACAttaaatgtaacttcctgttttcTATAGGTTATGCCCAAACCCCTGATATCTCTACTCAATCCAACACAttaaatgtaacttcctgttttcTATAGGTTCTGCCCAAACCCCTGATATCTCTACTCAATCCAACACAttaaatgtaacttcctgttttcTATAGGTTATGCCAAACCCCTGATATCTCTACTTAATCCAACACAttaaatgtaacttcctgttttcTATAGGTTATGCCCAAACCCCTGATATCTCTACTCAATCCAACACAttaaatgtaacttcctgttttcTATAGGTTCTGCCAAACCCCTGATATCTCTACTTAATACAACACAttaaatgtaacttcctgttttcTATAGTTCTGCCCAAACCCTGATCTCTACTTAATCCAACACAttaaatgtaacttcctgtttttCATAGGTTATGCCAAACCCCTGATATCTCTACTCAATCCAACACAttaaatgtaacttcctgttttcTATAGGTTATGCCCAAACCCCTGATCTCTCTACTTAATATAACACAttaaatgtaacttcctgttttcTATTAGGTTCTCCCAAACCCCTGATATCTCTACTTAATCCAACACAttaaatgtaacttcctgttctatTTTCTAGCTTCTGCCCACCCCAGCTTCATCACTGTCTACACAAACAGACaatctgagagagagacaaaggtttATAAACAGACagtatctctctatatctctcagaTTGAGGTTTAAAACAGACAGTATCTTCTATATCCTCTCAGATTGAGGTTTAAAAACAGACATtatctctctatatcctctcagATTTGAGTTTAAAACAGACATtatctctctatatcctctcagATTGAGGTTTAAAACAGGACATtatctctctatatcctctcagAACattctctctatatcctctcagATTGAGGTTTAAAACAGACAAGTACTCTCTTATATCCTCTCAGATTGAGGTTTAAAACAGACATTATCTCTCTATATTCCTCTCAGATTGAGGTTTAAAACAGACAGtatctctctatatcctctcagAATTGAGGTTTAAAACAGACATtatctctctatatcctctcagATTGAGGTTTAAAACAGACATTATCTTCTCTATATCCTTCTCAGATTGAGGTTTAAAACAGATACAATCTATCTGAGAGGAGATAACGTTGTCACCTGTACCAGTCTAAAGGCCCCACCTCTGTTGTTACCTGTACCAGTCTAAGGGTACTCTGTTGTTACCTGTACCAGTCTAAAGACCCCACCTCTGTTGTTACCTGTACCAGTGTACTAAAAGCCTGCTGTGTTCCTTACTTACTAGATTAGAACTCCGGTTACCGTACCATTATAAGGTACACTCCGGAGCTGTACAGGCTACAGCACCTCTGTTGTTGGTGGTACCGAGTGATAGCCAGTCTTAAAACGAAATCTGTGTCGTCGCGCCACACGATCTTGTCTGGGTTTCACGCTAAACAGGTGGTACCAGTCTTGAAAGGCCCCACCTCTGTTGTACCGGCTTGAGGTTGGTTACCATCTGTTATTAGATGTAACCCAAGGGCTCCACCACCCTCATGCTATGGATTACCGGGTGGGTGTACCAGGTCTAAAGTCCTGGCCCCATCCTTCTGTTTTTACACGTAGCTTGACACCCAGTCTGAAATGACAACCACAACCTAAACTCAGGAGTTGGGTGGTGTACCGTCTTTTAGACTTGACTACAAGTCTAAGGTTAACAACAGAGGTGGTTACCTTCTGTTGGACTGTTACCACCAGTAAAGGTGTACCAGTCTAAGAAGTCTTGGTCAGGCACCACCTCGTCTGGTAATCATGGTATTAACAACACCCAGAGGTGGGGTCTTTATACTTTGGTACAGGTAACAACATGGTAACCAGTCTTTAAAGAGGCTCGCCAGCCTCGTGGTGCTTTTTGACTTTACCGGTGTTATAAAGCCAGTTAAACACCTTAAAGGTGGAGCTTAGGGGCCCTCGCGAACCCTTCCTAAGTTGTGGTATACACCAACAGTGTGGTCCCATTCGCAGGCTGTAAGACACCCCAGTACCACCCAGAGACCTTGAGACTGGTCAGGTAACACGGTCCCCGGCATGGAACCGTTGGTTACAGGGTAATGCCAGCATGATGGTGGGTAGGCCTTAGCTGTACCATAGCTAACAAGTCCTAATAGGTGGAGCGGCCCTCTAGACAACTCCTGGTCACTAGTAACAGCCAGATAGGTTGTGCTTTTTATAGCCAGGTACATGTACGGTCAGCTTACTCAGAAAAGATCTGCGCCAGCTTCCTGCTACTTGTGAAATGGTAGAAAACCTGATACCTGGTGACCTCTAGAGATCGCTACAAAAGGTTACTCTTTAACCATATCAGAGGGGCCTTTGATATTAGTCCGGAACAGTTGAGAAGAGAACCCTGACGGTAAGTAAAATGAACAACCGAAGTCGGTAAAGTACGAGACCTGTAACCCCACCAAAATCGGATTCAACCAAGATGGTGGCCGTTGAGTACTGCGACCAACGAACAGATTGAATACTCTAGGAAGTTTAACTTAAAAAGGCTTCCCACGTCCTCTGTCTGTTACCTGAGCCAGTACTAAAGACCCACCTCTGTGTGTCACCTGTTACCAGTCTTAAGGTCACCACCTCTGTATGCTTTACCTGTACACCAGTCTAAAGCCCACCTCTGATTGTACCGTACCAGTCAAAGACCCCACCTCTGTTGTTACCTGTATGACAGATCTCACTAAGGCAGCCCTCACGTCTTAAGgttataccatagtatacacgANNNNNNNNNNNNNNNNNNNNNNNNNNNNNNNNNNNNNNNNNNNNNNNNNNNNNNNNNNNNNNNNNNNNNNNNNNNNNNNNNNNNNNNNNNNNNNNNNNNNNNNNNNNNNNNNNNNNNNNNNNNNNNNNNNNNNNNNNNNNNNNNNNNNNNNNNNNNNNNNNNNNNNNNNNNNNNNNNNNNNNNNNNNNNTACTGATACCAGTCAAAGACCCCACCTCTGTTGTCACTGTACCAGTCTAAGGGTACTCTGTTGTTACCTGTACCAGTCAAAGACCCCACCTCTGTTGTACCTGTACCAGTCTAAAGACCCACCTCTGTTGTTACCTGTACCAGTCTAAGGGTACTCTGTTGTTACCTGTACCAGTCTAAAGACACCCACCTCTGTTGTTACCTGTACCAGTCTAAAGACCCCACCTCTGTTGTTACCTGTACCAGTCTAAGGGTACTCTGTTGTTACCTGTACATGTTTGAAGGCTCTCTTGGCAGAGGGCTTGGAGTAGTCAAACAGTTTGAGGGTGTAGTCACGTGACCCAGACGCCAGGATCTGTTCCGTGGGGTGGAACGCCAGACACGTGACCTCATCCACGTGGTCGTACAGTGTTCTGATCACAGGGTGGTTCTCCATGTTCTGCTGGGCCGTCTCATTCATCATCACCTAGAACACACAGGAACATTACTACATCATGTACAGAATTCTCCAGAACGTTCTGATCACCTAGGTCTTATTACAGCACACGGCAGAAAACTAAAACAAGCGTTCTTATTAGACAAATCCAGGTAGGTCTCTCTCGTAGTGTTGCATGGTATACAAAAACTTCTGTATTTTCCCCCCGATACAAAAAACAACGTTTCGGTGCTAGAATTTGTTACATTCGGTACGTCTGTCAAATGTCTCATGTGATTGAGAGGCTCAAGTCTGTCTAACAGAGCAGCCCCTTTATAGAACGAAGAGCtgtaggctaactttccttgctagtTGACAGCTGAATTAAACACCCTAGTACACTGTTTGTGATATGAAACCACAAGGCAAtatatgctgatttcaaagctggcTGTCACCAAAAACTATTCCTTTGCCTCCCGTCTGGTTTCCGCTAGATTCAACAGCTACAAAGTCAGATTATACAGCCACATTCTGCCTTCGAATGACATTAATTTCTTAGAGCCAACCACACTTTAAAAAATAAGAGCttgcttcttctatgcaaatgttgagaAGTACAATAAAATGATATGTCCtcagatttaccattcaaataaatgattaccatTGTTGTTTTGTggttagattggtaaaaacaaaatcaaattgattgtataattgattcacCTAATGCACACATGGCTGTCTGAAATGTTTTTCATACAAAAGTAATGATGTTGAACTCAAAAAGACGGCCACTGATTGATCAGAGCAGTACCTGAGTTTGTCTGGATCAAGAGCCATTCTGTGACATTGGCTCGTAGACCTTTATGTGGTATCgagtattgtgatactaaacctggtagcGAAGTCAAAATGCTGGTATCGCGACAACACTACCCTGCTCTGTTTCGTCCTCGATCAGTTCTGTTTAGATGCTAGTGAATACAACCAAGGCTcgggtcaacagtagtgcactacacagggaatcgGCTACAATGTCAGACAGACACCCTCTGTCTCACCTCTATGGGCATGGCACTCTTGGCCAGCATACGCTCTGTGTCCAGGACTTTGATGGAGGCGTCTGCAGAGCCCGTAGCGATGAGCTGCCCGTCCCGGCTATAGGTGGCCACGCGACACGGACCCTTATGAGACGTCACGTAACAAGTCTCGTACTCAGACGCCTCGGGGGACATGGACTGGACGTCAGCGTCAAACTCCAGGTCGATGCCAACGCCTGGTGCCACTGTGTCAGACCGCCCGATGGCATACTGCACCGCGCTGTCATCATTCTCCATGcctggagagaggaggtggatggAGAGATACAGTCAACTGCAGACATTGAGCTATCTACTACACCACAGTCACCATTCTCCGTGCCTTGGGGGTGAATGGAGCAATACAGTTGATTAAAACAgtgacacaacacaacagacattTATCTAGCAAACTACACTGTCGCCATTCGCAATGTCTTGGGACGACGGGATGGATGAAACAGCGGAGTAGTACAGTTCCAAAACAACGACACTgcagacatgtagctagcattgTCCTACGAGCTAGTCCACTACCCACTCACCTATCTTGGCCAGCTGCATGAGGTTCTCAGAGGGCGACACGACGCTCTGTGGCTTCACCTCTGTGATGAGGTTGTTGGCGATGTTGGTGTAACCGTCATACAGCAACTGGCTGATGATCAGCCGGTACAGGTGCTGCCGGTCCCGCAGCGTCGGTTTGGGACGATACATCTCCGCTCAGGCTTCTTCAACGAACTTTGCTGAAATCGATCAAAACATGGTCATCATTATTTGCTACAAATCAAAAACGTTTTTATCATGGACTCTTCAACTTCTATAACTTCAACTAGCTAGCAAGAAAGCTCAACTATCATGCGAACACTATGGAAGCCCACTTGTGGCTGGTTAAGTAACTAATGTTAGCATTCAAACGGGACCTACAATGCAAGATacccactgtagctagctacgacAACAAAACCATTCGTAACATTCACATTACAAACATAAATCGTAGGCCGTACAAACTGTTAACAAGCACCTTATGTTTGCAATAATAACCAACCGAGTTCAGGGAAGTAAAATCAAATAAGCTCAATGAATGCATTTTCATTTAACGTTATCtactgcttgctagctagcccaACATTGTGCAAGCAACGACTGCACCAAACGGGTTAAAACTTGGTTTTATTGGGTGCGATTATGTATAACACAACAAGAATATCAAGAAAATGTATCAAACTTAAAGAAACGTTAGCTACATACATAAAACCTTTCAAATGTTGCAAAATACCTTTGCCTTGGTTCAATGGGCGCCTGGGGTTACAAAGCATGCGCTGCGTAACTACGTCACTTGCATCACGTGTCACATCTATGCGTCAGTACGTAACGGGGCGTGTGTTTTGACCATGGAAATGACAATGAATAGAACGTCCTTAGAAGCTCTTACCCTGGCTGGTAAACAAACgggtacactcaaaatggctgcctggtattgtgttgcaataatttccatggtaatttggaatgttctatcaactgatgctggatttacatggtaatgtagaatgttcattcaaatgatgctaaCTGATGGCTCATGCAATGACATTTATGTTTTATAATATCAATTGAGTTAACTCAACAAATCACACAGCACAGTTTGAAGGgtgcacttcctgcttttactttcTTGCATAggtacactcaaaatggctgccagtccacccattatgccatcactgACTTGAATGGAGACGTCCTTTCCAATCATTCTTATTTCTGTTTTTGCAGTGTTCCAAACAACTGGCAACTCAGAAAAAACCCATCAGCCATTCATCAGCCATCTCcaactgggaaaaatagttttgaacggtcatccaacttggagtTCCAAGTCGGACACTCTGGCATCTTTTTAGCTCTTTAGATCTGGCATCTctgactttccaacctgaagatcactgacgtcatgatttgacctcaggtcttttcagagttcccagttgtcttgaaagcaccatttgTTCCCGAGCTTCCCCAGGTAACACGAATGTCTGGCCCGCATTTGGCCTGATTCCGGCATGCCAGATCTAAATCTGCTGGCCTGGGTCTGGCAGCCGGATCTGGCCCGAGTCCGAAATGAATGACGGTA
The genomic region above belongs to Salvelinus sp. IW2-2015 unplaced genomic scaffold, ASM291031v2 Un_scaffold4319, whole genome shotgun sequence and contains:
- the cstf1 gene encoding cleavage stimulation factor subunit 1, translating into MYRPKPTLRDRQHLYRLIISQLLYDGYTNIANNLITEVKPQSVVSPSENLMQLAKIGMENDDSAVQYAIGRSDTVAPGVGIDLEFDADVQSMSPEASEYETCYVTSHKGPCRVATYSRDGQLIATGSADASIKVLDTERMLAKSAMPIEVMMNETAQQNMENHPVIRTLYDHVDEVTCLAFHPTEQILASGSRDYTLKLFDYSKPSAKRAFKHVQEAEMLRAISFHPSGDFLLVGTQHPTLRLYDVTPSNASVSCEPSRPAY